A stretch of Vigna angularis cultivar LongXiaoDou No.4 chromosome 4, ASM1680809v1, whole genome shotgun sequence DNA encodes these proteins:
- the LOC108330863 gene encoding serine/threonine-protein kinase Aurora-2: MAIATETQPQQHKDSYELSGSAAERRWTLNDFEVGKPLGRGKFGHVYLAREKSSNHIVALKVLFKSQLQQSQVVHQLRREVEIQSHLRHPHILRLYGYFYDQKRVYLILEYAPKGELYKELQKCKYFSERRAATYVASLARALIYCHGKHVIHRDIKPENLLVGAQGELKIADFGWSVHTFNRRRTMCGTLDYLPPEMVESVEHDASVDIWSLGVLCYEFLYGVPPFEAKEHSDTYRRIVHVDLKFPPKPIVSSGAKDLISQMLVKDSSQRLPLHKLLDHPWIVQNAEPSGVYRG; this comes from the exons ATGGCCATCGCAACAGAGACTCAGCCTCAACAACACAAG GATTCTTACGAGTTGTCGGGTTCAGCTGCGGAGAGGAGGTGGACGCTGAACGATTTCGAGGTTGGAAAGCCTCTTGGAAGGGGGAAATTCGGTCACGTCTATTTGGCAAGAGAGAAGAGt AGTAATCACATTGTTGCTTTGAAAGTACTCTTTAAGAGCCAATTGCAGCAATCCCAAGTTGTGCATCAACTTCGGCGAGAAGTTGAGATTCAAAGTCATCTCCGACATCCCCACATCTTGCGCCTCTATGGGTACTTTTATGACCAG AAAAGAGTGTATTTGATTTTAGAGTATgcacccaaaggtgaactttACAAGGAATTGCAAAAGTGCAAGTATTTCAGTGAAAGGCGTGCAGCTACT TATGTTGCGTCATTGGCTCGGGCCCTAATATATTGCCATGGAAAACATGTAATCCACAGGGATATTAAACCAGAAAACCTTCTTGTTGGTGCACAG GGTGAGCTAAAAATAGCGGACTTTGGGTGGTCAGTGCACACATTTAATCGCAGGCGGACAATGTGTGGCACACTGGATTACCTTCCTCCCGAGATGG TGGAGAGTGTAGAACATGATGCGAGTGTGGATATATGGAGCCTTGGTGTGCTGTGTTATGAGTTTCTTTATGGGGTCCCTCCCTTTGAGGCTAAAGAACACTCGGATACTTACAGGAG GATAGTACATGTGGATCTTAAGTTCCCTCCTAAACCAATTGTATCCTCTGGTGCAAAGGATCTTATCAGTCAG ATGCTTGTCAAGGATTCATCCCAACGGTTACCATTGCACAAGCTCCTTGATCACCCTTGGATTGTTCAGAATGCAGAGCCCTCTGGTGTATATAGGGGCTAG